In Aquimarina sp. TRL1, a single window of DNA contains:
- a CDS encoding ribose-phosphate pyrophosphokinase has protein sequence MSKTAIEAKFFACSQSTELAEKIAASYGATLGNVITSTYSDGEFQPSFEESVRGARVFIIGSTHPNSDHLMEMLLMLDAAKRASARHITAVLPYYGWARQDRKDKPRVPIAAKLIAKTLETAGATRIITMDLHAAQIQGFFEKPVDHLFASTIFLPYLQSLNLDNLTIASPDMGGSKRAYAYSKALSSDVVICYKQREKANIISHMELIGNVEGKNVVLVDDMVDTAGTLTKAADVMIERGAKSVRAICTHPILSGSAYERIEGSKLEELIVTDSIPLKKESKKIRVVSCADLFADVMYRVHHNESISSKFLM, from the coding sequence ATGTCAAAAACAGCAATTGAGGCAAAGTTTTTTGCATGTAGTCAGAGTACAGAGTTAGCAGAAAAAATTGCAGCTTCATATGGTGCCACATTAGGTAATGTCATTACGTCTACTTACAGTGATGGAGAGTTTCAACCTTCTTTTGAAGAATCTGTAAGAGGAGCCAGAGTTTTTATTATCGGATCAACACATCCGAACTCTGATCATTTAATGGAAATGTTATTAATGTTAGATGCCGCTAAGAGAGCTTCTGCAAGACATATTACTGCTGTTTTACCATACTACGGATGGGCTCGTCAGGATCGAAAAGACAAGCCGAGAGTTCCTATCGCTGCAAAACTAATCGCTAAAACGTTAGAGACAGCTGGAGCTACACGAATTATCACTATGGATTTACATGCAGCTCAAATTCAAGGATTCTTCGAGAAACCAGTTGATCATCTTTTTGCTTCTACTATATTTTTACCATATCTACAGTCTCTGAATTTAGACAATCTTACGATTGCATCACCTGATATGGGAGGATCAAAAAGAGCATACGCATACTCCAAAGCACTGTCAAGTGACGTAGTAATCTGTTACAAACAGCGAGAAAAGGCCAATATAATTTCTCATATGGAGCTTATTGGAAATGTAGAGGGAAAAAATGTGGTTTTAGTTGATGATATGGTAGATACTGCCGGAACATTGACAAAAGCTGCCGATGTAATGATTGAAAGAGGTGCAAAAAGTGTTCGTGCAATTTGTACACACCCTATCCTATCAGGAAGTGCTTATGAAAGAATCGAAGGATCTAAACTGGAAGAGCTAATTGTAACCGATTCAATCCCATTAAAAAAAGAATCTAAAAAAATTAGAGTTGTATCATGTGCAGATTTATTTGCCGATGTGATGTACCGAGTACACCACAACGAATCAATCAGCTCTAAATTTCTTATGTAA